One stretch of Actinomycetota bacterium DNA includes these proteins:
- a CDS encoding FAD-binding protein, with protein MSDLTSASMFDYDARPVTPQVAIVGLRASSVGYQLRDFLSRNGVPYEWVEIDDTERVHTLLDGSDLGPDHLPICILPDGSRLPIATVEAVATGLGLVSLPELAEYDLAIVGAGPAGLAAAVYGASEGLRTVAVEAVAPGGQAGTTSMIENYLGFPQGISGGELATRATAQARRFGAEVLLARPLVDIARDGLGYLTRLSDGAEVRSRGWSWTSSVNEP; from the coding sequence ATGAGTGATCTCACGAGCGCTTCGATGTTCGACTACGACGCCCGGCCGGTCACCCCGCAAGTGGCGATCGTTGGCCTGCGGGCGTCCTCGGTCGGCTACCAGCTGCGCGACTTCCTCAGCCGCAACGGCGTGCCCTACGAGTGGGTCGAGATCGACGACACCGAACGGGTCCACACCTTGCTCGACGGCAGCGACCTCGGCCCTGACCACTTACCGATCTGCATCCTGCCGGACGGGAGCAGGCTCCCCATCGCCACCGTGGAGGCGGTGGCGACCGGTCTCGGCCTGGTCTCGCTGCCAGAATTGGCCGAGTACGACCTGGCGATCGTCGGTGCCGGCCCGGCGGGGCTCGCGGCCGCGGTGTACGGCGCCTCCGAGGGGCTGCGAACCGTCGCCGTCGAGGCCGTCGCGCCCGGAGGGCAAGCGGGCACGACGTCGATGATCGAGAACTACCTGGGCTTTCCCCAAGGGATCAGCGGCGGTGAGCTGGCGACGAGAGCCACCGCGCAGGCACGGCGCTTCGGCGCCGAGGTCCTGCTGGCACGGCCGCTCGTCGACATCGCCAGAGACGGGCTCGGCTATCTCACTCGGCTGTCGGACGGAGCCGAGGTTCGGTCGCGCGGGTGGTCTTGGACTTCGTCGGTGAACGAGCCGTAG
- a CDS encoding limonene-1,2-epoxide hydrolase, translated as MESAIEVVRRFCFAWSEGMEADALAAFFTDDAVYHNIPLAPVRGREAIANNFVTFIRPGPPGVEGLDLRIVNIAVDGPVVLTERVDVFKLPDKSFEIPVMGAFEVTDGKISAWRDYFDLSQVTSQ; from the coding sequence ATGGAGAGCGCGATCGAGGTGGTGCGCAGGTTCTGCTTTGCGTGGTCCGAAGGCATGGAAGCCGATGCCCTGGCCGCGTTCTTCACCGATGACGCCGTCTACCACAACATCCCGTTGGCGCCGGTCAGAGGCAGAGAGGCCATCGCCAACAACTTCGTCACGTTCATCCGCCCGGGTCCGCCTGGCGTCGAGGGCCTCGACCTTCGCATCGTGAACATCGCAGTCGATGGTCCGGTCGTATTGACCGAGCGGGTGGACGTCTTCAAGCTCCCCGACAAGTCGTTTGAGATTCCGGTCATGGGTGCGTTCGAGGTAACCGACGGCAAGATCAGCGCGTGGCGGGACTACTTCGACCTGAGCCAGGTCACCAGCCAGTT